The DNA region tcaatcaaTTTTCTTCAAGAATAATTACACAcaacaattcttgttctttggattaaagagggattgagataacgttcagtggtgtgatcaaggatctagctgtggtttgcagtggaacgatcgaggatctagctgggttgaaggttgaagggggtttctaggaaaaacctactggtttgtccttcaagaactggactgttcttgagggtttcggagtcacatttgcagaacagattcagccgcagcgttgcgtttggagatcgggggatttcgcaagcaggtcgtggaaccggtgaattgtttgcaactttgtgcaggaaaatcttgatcaagctcagatcaagtgaaggtttatacaagaagaggttcttggagattagaaattctgtctttgtatcaaaaccttgtatcaacggattcggcaataattgataatcaaagttctcaatttcatttgaaattgagagggagacgtacccacacgcgaggacgacgtggggaacttccttaacaaatctctgcgtatcttcttttaccttaatcttctttacgtttcaaatACTGTTTTGCAAActctgttagtgtgtggtgattgattaaatttctggacagcagtgataacaAAACCTTTGgtcatacaccattgctgttcatcatcaaacactcacacaccaactgtttgacaaaacggttaacttgattgagttcattggaaatagtatttgaggataagcgcattcaatctgttaacATTCTGTGTGTATTAattctgtcattctcattaaaatccagcaactgcacttgcgtgtccggctttctagtagcggttcagaatagacggaagtcgattcgggactgcttTATTCGCTGttttttgaaaactctgattaaacgtAAAAATCCGTTAtttttaaagaggtgatctattcaccccccctctcgatcactagccacaccgtctaacagtAAGTAGTCTTCACAGCCAAGAAGTGTGCGGACTTAGTTaaccgatccacaatcaccccaactgaatcataaccaccttgggtccgaggtaaccctactgcaaaatccattgaaatactatcccatttccaaacTGGAATCTCTAAAGGCTGCAATAACCCACctggcttctgatgttcaatctttacCTTTTGGCATACAATGCATTCTGACACATACTCTGCAATATCTCTTTTCATCCCAGACCACCAATAgtccttcttcaagtcttgatacatgTTCGATGAACCTGGATGTATAGTAAACGCCCCTTTGTGAGCTTCCTCCAAAACTTTCGTTTTCAGCTCGACATCATCCGGAACATAAATCCTTTGATTAAATAGAATGACTCTATCTGGTGACTGAGTGAAACCTGGTTGAGTCAACATCTCTTGCAATTTCTCATCTATCATTTGTCTTTGTCGGATCACTTCCCTTAGGTTAGAAGTAACATTCAAATTTCCCATTATCACACCATCCCGCGTCCAACTAAACTGAAAATTGAGATCTCGGAACTTTTCTAACAATGTGTACTCTAACATCATCAGCTCCGCTTTATGAATCTCTTTCCGACTTAAGGCATCTGCAACCTTATTCGCCCTCCCCGGGTGATACTTAAGCTCAAAATCAAAGTCTTTCAAATACTCCatccatctcctctgtctcatatttaactctttctaatcaaataagtatttcaaactcttatgatcACTAAACATCTCAGAATGCACCCCATACAAGTAATGTCACCAAACTTCCAATGGGAAGACAACAACAGCCAGTTCAAGATCATGAGTCGGGTAGTTCTCTTCCTGAGGCTTCAACTGACGAGAGACATAGGCTACAACTTGACCACTCTACATTACCACCCCTCCTAATCCTTTGTTAGAGGCATCACAAAATACTTCATAATACTTACTAGGATCAGGGATGACTAAAAAAAGAGCAACCGTCAGCTTCTCCTTCAAACTCATACAACTCTTTTCACACTTCGAATCCCATTTGAAAGAAATTTCCTTTCGGGTAAGTCTAGTCATTGGTAACGCTATCTGCGAAAATCCCTTTATAAACCTTCGATAGTAACCTGCCAAACCTAAGAACCTTCTGACTTCGGAAGCATTCTTTGGTCTTTCCCAATTAATAACTGCTTCAACTTTAGATGGATCCACCGATACTCCTCCTTGTGatattacatgaccaagaaacctcacttcgttcatccaaaattcacacttacTTAACTTGGAAAAAAGTTGTTTCTCTTGTAGTATTGATAGAACAATCCTTAGGTGTTCTCCGTGCTCTTGAGGAGTATGAGAATAAATAAGAATGTCATCAATAAAGATCACCATGAACTGGTCCAAGTAGGTTTGGAATATCCGATTCATATAGTCCATAAAAACAACTGGGGCATTCGTTACACCAAATGACATTACAAGGAACTCATAATGGCCATATCGGGTTCTAAATGCGGTCTTTGGCACATCCGAACTCTTAACTCTTATTTGATGATAGCCCGATCATAAATCAGTCTTCTAGAACACATAGGATCCTTTCAACTAATCTAACAAATCGTCTATCCTTGGCAGAGGGTACTTGTTCTTGATGGTAACTTTATTCAACTAGCGATAATCAATACACAACCGCATACTATCATCCTTCTTCTTTACTAAtaacactggagctccccatgGTGAGACACTAGGTCGGATAAAATGCTTGTTTAACAACTCATCCAATTGATTCTTCAATTCTCTCAACTCTAGTGGCACCATGCGATACGGAGAGACGGAGATTGGAGCCGTCCCAGGTATCAGATCAATAGAGAATTCCACTTCCCTTTCAGGGGGAAGAGAGGTGACATCCTCAAGAAACACTTCCGGAAATTCACAAACAACAGGGATTTGTGTAACACTCAGATTATCGCTAGGCTCCTTGATAAGAACTAAGAGAACTAACTTTTCATTCTCAAATAAGAAATTAACCATGCCAACCGTACCTTCCAAGATAGTAGTTAGCACATCCTTTGGAGTAACTTCACTAGATGGAATGGTAATCAACTTCTCTTCACAACCAATAAACACTGATTTGGCGGAAAGCCAATCCATCCCCAAAACCACATCAACCTTCTTAAGTGGTAAACAAATAAGATCAATCTGGAAAATTCTACCATTCAGCGAGAGCGAACAATTTTCATAAATCAACGGTGTCTCAACCACATCATCCATGGAGGTAGTAACCACCATAGGAGGAGACAAGGGAATTGCTTGCAAGACAAGACGTTTCATGCACCGAATTGATACAAAAGAGTGTATCACCCCACAATCAAACAATACAAAACAAGGGTGATTATTGATGAAACACGTACCAGCAATTAAGGCATTGTTGCTCTTAGCCTTCCTTGCATCCAAAGTATAAACTCGACCGGCGCTCCTCCCCTGTATCTGATTCTTATTCTGAGGACATTCCTAGACATTTGTCCCTCCTTATGACAAGTAAAACACCAAATTCCACTTACAGTACATTTTCCAAAATGATACTTCTTACATACTTGACATTGAGGAGgtttgaaattctggtatcaaatatgagatgtcgaaggtaatgtcacaacactaatatctgaacaatatagacaggataaaagataaagaacaatagtacaagtgacacaagcaattattaacccagttcggtgcaaactcacctacgtctgggggctacaAATCCATGAAGGAAATCCGttaaacagaattagttcaaagactctcagtaaacaacttcaagttacagtcttttcacttaatctctacccgtgtgacttctatctaagaactcttagataagagatcctactcattccccctcaatcgcagcagtgatgtaaaaacaaatattacaaagaaagaagacactcttcaagaacacatacttgatcttgcttaaaagcttcaaccaagtaaacacacactcatgcttcaaagcttagagtggacaaattacaactcaaaagtcagtccaattcaatcatcaataggatgaatgaATAGCTCACAATACACAAAACCACAgaagactaaaacccttattctctctcactatttcgttcgttatttcttgtgtgttaaaaccaggttttacaCTTCCTTTTATAAAAGCATTTgaatgggcttggacatcataaaaccctaaatctattttcctttcgtatcttcttatgacaactgatcatatcttgttggaaaataaatAAATCTGGTTTTAATTATTGATTGAATGGAACGTTCAATTTCCTCATCAATCACACACAAATTATCATGAAAAGTGCAATCAtaaaatacataacattcagaccgaatgttctgtatacacatgtcttgacatcgggtctaacatcatagctaaatcctgcacaacctttatttaaacaccctgcaggaacctgttatctcatgtcaagacaacacttgtgacaacttgtgaaaactctaggttttaccaaaattgatgccaacacatagaaccaacaaactccccctttggcaaattttggctaaaacatacatcagatcattTGTTTCACAAGAGAATAATCACATTATCAGTTTAGCAGCGgaagtaataaaacacacattactagctaaaatagaaactagtaaacacatattaaacacacgTGCGCTTGTGCTCCCCCTCCCCCTCCAGCTAGCACCAGTCTGCTCAACACACACATAACACTTCTCCCTCTTACaacaccttcaacatcacctgtaatAAATAGATTATCTCCAACATCATATGTATATAGTATAGCATAGctagctacttctcccc from Lathyrus oleraceus cultivar Zhongwan6 chromosome 1, CAAS_Psat_ZW6_1.0, whole genome shotgun sequence includes:
- the LOC127092591 gene encoding uncharacterized protein LOC127092591 produces the protein MKRLVLQAIPLSPPMVVTTSMDDVVETPLIYENCSLSLNGRIFQIDLICLPLKKVDVVLGMDWLSAKSVFIGCEEKLITIPSSEVTPKDVLTTILEGTVGMVNFLFENEKLVLLVLIKEPSDNLSVTQIPVVCEFPEVFLEDVTSLPPEREVEFSIDLIPGTAPISVSPYRMVPLELRELKNQLDELLNKHFIRPSVSPWGAPVLLVKKKDDSMRLCIDYR